In one window of Lemur catta isolate mLemCat1 chromosome 25, mLemCat1.pri, whole genome shotgun sequence DNA:
- the CCDC185 gene encoding coiled-coil domain-containing protein 185: protein MQDGDSVAEGDPSPHRTPPPATASRPCPHSILRVDTCKFQFLPETRGRAHYAPPALNVTVISYGATSSPRQPRAPRSPGRVSKAGWAAAGAGRGLGGPGGAGGIVKWRERHRRPGPGSEGGDGRGGCRSAARLEAREPWRRGCASARSMGGCGHCHAMPRRDLWGSPAPGAEGASPPRLGGPGPGAEPTLCCWSGTPGAGSEDGAPWLRPRCAPPSRPRGCGHPASPRGSCSLSDVAGRAPPRLEDAWGEAGTEPSRGWQRRCPPARGDSPPPCHRGACAAWSAAGRAANAQSAGRRAAPVCRHLGRCSSSSLPTEKPSALSPTVRTRSACACAWRRGSSYLAERVASPHSQPSASSKETHGQHAQVLKSRLEEAVTSSRDEKIVALVLARLEKAQRMRELQQQAADAWEDLKRSDRRVQVTLERERRRLLLRSQEQWLREKDQREARPGRERDSQANDTVRRQANDTVREESWRRAQREDRENRCQEGLESARAQAEHRKQSQSRRLREQERPLQRKLEETCHKRRLHALQCQKKVRETNLSSVINYQARKVLMDCQAKAEELLRKLSLEQRYQQFHEIPQGLIEERHRELGDEAQEEEGQPQQVERRAGGSEEQSQAHERILLEVEDQKIRQARSRVHKAARDGAQHLRELHVLRDKNHHVLKLKAEKEEKCHIEGIKEAVKKEQRLQQLSQGKDPALEEFQKIPRAPRRDTRALPNSCFDPVALEARQLQGSY from the exons ATGCAGGACGGTGACTCGGTGGCTGAGGGTGACCCGAGCCCCCACCGCACCCCGCCCCCCGCCACTGCATCTCGACCCTGCCCCCACTCCATTCTCAGA GTGGACACGTGCAAGTTCCAGTTTCTGCCTGAAACACGGGGGAGAGCTCACTACGCACCGCCAGCGCTAAATGTCACCGTGATTTCCTACGGCGCCACCTCCTCCCCCCGCCAGCCCCGCGCTCCTCGCAGCCCCGGGAGAGTCAGCAAGGCCGGGTGGGCGGCTGCGGGCGCGGGCCGAGGGCTGGGGGGACCCGGCGGCGCAGGTGGCATTGTGAAGTGGCGGGAGCGTCACAGGCGACCAGGACCGGGATCCGAGGGAGGGGATGGGCGGGGCGGCTGTCGGTCCGCAGCGCGCCTGGAGGCCCGGGAACCCTGGCGCAGAGGCTGCGCGTCCGCAAGGAGCATGGGGGGCTGTGGCCACTGCCACGCGATGCCCCGCCGGGACCTCTGGGGGTCCCCGGCGCCCGGCGCAGAGGGCGCGTCCCCGCCGCGGCTGGGCGGGCCGGGGCCCGGGGCCGAGCCCACCCTGTGCTGCTGGTCAGGGACCCCCGGCGCCGGGAGCGAGGATGGGGCTCCCTGGCTGCGCCCGCGCTGTGCGCCCCCGTCGCGGCCCCGCGGGTGCGGGCACCCGGCCTCGCCGCGGGGAAGCTGCAGCCTGAGCGACGTGGCCGGGAGGGCCCCGCCGCGCCTGGAGGACGCCTGGGGGGAGGCCGGGACCGAGCCCAGCAGGGGCTGGCAGCGGCGGTGCCCGCCGGCCCGGGGAGACTCGCCCCCGCCGTGTCACCGAGGAGCCTGCGCCGCCTGGAGCGCAGCCGGCCGGGCAGCGAACGCGCAGAGCGCGGGCCGGCGGGCGGCGCCGGTCTGCAGACACCTGGGCCGCTGCTCCTCTTCCTCGCTTCCCACGGAGAAGCCTTCCGCGCTCTCTCCGACGGTCAGGACGCGGTCCGCCTGCGCGTGCGCCTGGCGGAGAGGCAGCAGCTACCTGGCCGAGCGGGTCGCCagtccccactcccagccctcgGCCTCCAGCAAAGAGACGCACGGCCAGCACGCCCAGGTCCTCAAGAGCAGGCTGGAAGAGGCGGTGACGTCCTCCAGGGACGAGAAGATCGTGGCGCTGGTGCTGGCCCGCCTGGAAAAGGCCCAGCGGATGCGCGAGCTGCAGCAACAGGCGGCCGACGCCTGGGAGGACCTGAAGCGCTCGGACCGCCGGGTCCAGGTGACCCTGGAGCGGGAGCGCAGGCGGCTGCTGCTGCGGAGCCAGGAACAGTGGCTGCGGGAGAAGGACCAGCGCGAGGCCCGGCCGGGCCGCGAGCGGGACAGCCAGGCGAACGACACGGTCCGGCG CCAGGCGAACGACACGGTCCGGGAGGAGAGCTGGCGGAGGGCGCAGCGGGAGGACCGGGAGAATCGGtgccaggaggggctggagagcGCGCGCGCCCAGGCCGAGCACCGCAAGCAGAGCCAGAGCAGGCGGCTGCGGGAGCAGGAGAGGCCGCTGCAGAGGAAGCTGGAGGAGACCTGTCACAAGAGGCGCCTGCACGCCCTGCAGTGCCAGAAGAAGGTCCGGGAGACCAACCTGAGCTCAGTCATCAACTACCAGGCGCGCAAGGTCCTCATGGACTGCCAGGCCAAGGCCGAGGAGCTCCTCAGGAAGCTGTCGCTGGAGCAGAGGTACCAGCAGTTCCACGAGATCCCCCAGGGCCTGATCGAGGAGCGGCACCGGGAGCTAGGGGACgaggcccaggaggaggaaggacagccTCAGCAGGTCGAGCGGCGCGCGGGAGGGTCCGAGGAGCAGAGCCAGGCGCACGAGAGGATTCTGCTGGAGGTGGAGGATCAGAAGATCCGGCAGGCCAGGAGTCGCGTGCACAAGGCCGCCAGGGACGGGGCGCAGCACCTGCGGGAGCTCCACGTCCTGCGGGACAAGAACCATCATGTCCTGAAGCTGAAAGCCGAGAAGGAGGAAAAGTGCCACATCGAGGGCATCAAGGAAGCCGTTAAGAAggagcagaggctgcagcagctCTCCCAAGGGAAAGACCCAGCCTTGGAGGAGTTCCAGAAGATTCCCCGGGCCCCCAGGAGGGACACCAGAGCGCTTCCCAACAGCTGCTTTGATCCGGTGGCGCTGGAGGCCCGGCAGCTGCAAGGGAGCTACTGA